The following are encoded in a window of Pseudomonas multiresinivorans genomic DNA:
- a CDS encoding flavin reductase family protein encodes MPLLPFASLRLVSPLLSPLRALVRGQWLRESDVDAVLRACNRGWSLQRVFARVEARQWVADDMLELRLRPNAHWRGARPGQHLQLFVERDGVRHSRSYSLTRIAEDGCLEFAVKLQPGGRISSFLLQRLCVGDVLELGQPDGDLSWPADDRGVLLLAAGSGLTPLLGLLREALERGYGGPVTLLHYVRERGQKAFVVGLEALARQYPNLELRWALSGDAALDGELSGRFQRDHVADLDGRHVLACGPGGFVETVRQALGTSSRSLQVESFSPPAWDDREPAKAVSVRFARSALQVAGDSRRSLLEQAESHGLRPVHGCRQGVCTRCTCTLVSGCVRDLRSGELFSEPGQPIRICVSAPQGDLTVDL; translated from the coding sequence ATGCCCCTGCTTCCCTTCGCCAGCCTGCGTCTGGTCTCGCCGCTACTGTCACCGCTGCGTGCCCTGGTACGTGGCCAGTGGCTGCGCGAGTCGGACGTCGATGCTGTGCTGCGCGCCTGCAACCGCGGCTGGTCGTTGCAGCGAGTGTTCGCGCGGGTCGAGGCGCGGCAATGGGTGGCCGATGACATGCTCGAACTGCGCCTGCGCCCCAATGCGCACTGGCGCGGCGCGCGCCCGGGCCAGCACCTGCAGCTGTTCGTCGAGCGCGATGGTGTGCGCCACAGCCGCAGCTACAGCCTGACCCGTATCGCCGAGGACGGTTGCCTGGAGTTCGCTGTGAAGCTGCAGCCGGGCGGGCGGATTTCTTCCTTCCTGCTGCAACGACTGTGCGTCGGTGACGTGCTGGAGCTGGGCCAGCCAGATGGCGACCTGAGCTGGCCGGCCGATGACCGGGGCGTGCTGCTACTGGCTGCGGGCAGTGGCCTGACGCCCTTGCTCGGTTTGCTCCGCGAGGCGCTGGAGCGTGGTTACGGCGGCCCGGTGACGTTGCTGCATTACGTCCGTGAGCGCGGTCAGAAGGCTTTCGTCGTCGGGTTGGAAGCACTGGCGCGGCAATACCCGAATCTCGAATTGCGCTGGGCGCTGAGCGGTGATGCCGCGCTGGACGGCGAGTTGTCCGGACGTTTCCAGCGCGATCACGTGGCCGATCTGGATGGCCGCCACGTGCTCGCCTGCGGCCCCGGCGGTTTTGTCGAAACCGTGCGCCAGGCCCTGGGCACGAGCAGCCGCAGCCTGCAGGTGGAAAGCTTCAGCCCGCCGGCGTGGGACGATCGCGAGCCGGCAAAAGCCGTGAGCGTGCGCTTCGCCCGCAGCGCGCTCCAGGTAGCGGGCGATAGCCGCCGCAGCCTGCTGGAGCAGGCCGAGTCCCATGGTCTGCGCCCGGTGCATGGCTGCCGTCAGGGCGTGTGCACCCGTTGCACCTGCACGTTGGTCAGCGGTTGCGTGCGTGACCTGCGTAGCGGTGAGCTGTTCAGCGAGCCGGGCCAGCCCATCCGTATCTGCGTCAGCGCGCCCCAGGGCGACCTGACGGTCGATCTCTGA
- a CDS encoding ABC transporter ATP-binding protein, with product MTAPMLEFREVDVFYGPIQALKKVSLTVNEGETVALIGANGAGKSTLLMSIFGQPRAAGGAILYKGQDIRHKSAHYVASNGIAQSPEGRRVFPDMTVEENLLMGTIPIGVDHAQEDMQRMFDLFPRLKERRNQRAMTMSGGEQQMLAIARALMSRPKLLLLDEPSLGLAPIVVKQIFQTLRELAQSGMTLFLVEQNANHALKLSDRGYVMVNGEIRLSGTGAELLGNQEVRNAYLGGH from the coding sequence ATGACGGCGCCGATGTTGGAATTCCGTGAGGTCGATGTGTTCTACGGGCCGATTCAGGCGCTGAAGAAAGTCTCGCTGACCGTCAACGAGGGGGAGACCGTGGCGCTGATCGGCGCCAACGGCGCGGGCAAGTCCACGCTGCTGATGTCGATCTTCGGCCAGCCGCGCGCGGCGGGCGGCGCGATCCTCTACAAGGGTCAGGACATCCGCCACAAGTCCGCGCACTACGTGGCCTCCAACGGCATCGCGCAGTCGCCGGAAGGGCGCCGGGTGTTCCCCGACATGACCGTGGAGGAGAACCTGCTGATGGGCACCATCCCCATCGGCGTGGACCACGCCCAGGAGGACATGCAGCGCATGTTCGACCTCTTCCCGCGCCTGAAGGAGCGACGCAACCAGCGCGCCATGACCATGTCCGGCGGCGAGCAGCAGATGCTCGCCATCGCCCGTGCGCTGATGAGCCGGCCCAAGCTGCTGCTGCTCGACGAGCCTTCGCTGGGGCTTGCGCCCATCGTGGTCAAGCAGATCTTCCAGACCCTGCGCGAGCTGGCGCAGAGCGGGATGACGCTGTTCCTCGTGGAGCAGAACGCCAACCACGCGCTGAAGCTGTCCGACCGCGGCTACGTGATGGTCAACGGCGAGATCCGCCTGAGCGGCACGGGTGCGGAATTGTTGGGCAATCAGGAGGTTCGCAACGCGTATCTGGGCGGGCACTGA
- a CDS encoding fatty acid desaturase family protein translates to MSESGQPTMREDRDLTAAELAAFGAELDALRQRTLHDLGAKDARYIRRIRAAVRLCCWCGRVLLMAGWFPPTWLLGTLLLGLGKILENMELGHNVMHGQYDWMNDPEFSGQHYEWDIVGPADFWRHTHNHVHHTYTNVLGMDDDVGYGVVRLFPEQRWKPFYRWQPLWVTLQALLFQYAVAVQHLRLDKYVKGRMSKEELRPLLRQFNAKVGRQWVKDYLVFPLLGLFTGAFGAVLLGNVIANLMRNLWTFTVIFCGHFTEKAAVFPPEVLQDETRGHWYLRQLRGSSNLEGGPIFHIMTGNLSHQIEHHLYPDLPARRYAALSREVREIASRYGQTYNSGRLSAQFATVLKRIWIHRRPTVPAGA, encoded by the coding sequence ATCTCTGAATCAGGACAGCCAACGATGCGCGAAGATCGCGACCTCACTGCCGCCGAGCTGGCGGCCTTCGGTGCCGAGCTGGACGCCCTGCGCCAGCGCACCCTGCACGACCTGGGCGCGAAAGACGCCCGTTACATCCGGCGTATCCGCGCGGCGGTGCGCCTGTGTTGCTGGTGCGGCCGCGTGCTGCTGATGGCCGGCTGGTTCCCGCCGACCTGGCTGCTGGGCACCTTGCTGCTCGGGCTGGGCAAGATCCTGGAGAACATGGAGCTGGGCCATAACGTCATGCATGGCCAGTACGACTGGATGAACGATCCGGAATTCTCCGGCCAGCACTACGAGTGGGACATCGTCGGCCCCGCGGACTTCTGGCGGCACACGCACAACCATGTGCACCACACCTATACCAACGTGCTGGGCATGGACGACGACGTTGGTTACGGCGTGGTACGGCTGTTCCCGGAGCAGAGGTGGAAACCCTTCTACCGCTGGCAGCCGCTGTGGGTGACTCTCCAGGCGCTGCTGTTCCAGTACGCCGTGGCGGTTCAGCACCTGCGCCTGGACAAGTACGTGAAGGGACGGATGAGCAAGGAAGAACTGCGCCCGCTACTGCGCCAGTTCAACGCCAAGGTCGGGCGCCAGTGGGTCAAGGACTACCTGGTGTTCCCGCTGCTCGGCCTGTTCACCGGCGCCTTCGGCGCGGTGCTGCTGGGCAACGTCATCGCCAACCTGATGCGCAACCTGTGGACCTTCACCGTGATCTTCTGCGGCCACTTCACCGAGAAGGCTGCGGTGTTCCCACCCGAGGTGCTGCAGGACGAGACGCGCGGCCATTGGTATCTGCGCCAGCTGCGCGGGTCGAGCAACCTGGAAGGCGGGCCGATCTTCCACATCATGACCGGCAACCTCAGCCACCAGATCGAGCACCACCTCTACCCGGACCTGCCGGCGCGGCGTTATGCGGCACTGTCGCGGGAAGTCCGGGAAATCGCTTCGCGCTACGGCCAGACCTACAACAGCGGCCGCCTGTCGGCGCAGTTCGCCACGGTGCTCAAGCGCATCTGGATCCATCGCCGACCCACGGTGCCGGCCGGCGCCTGA
- a CDS encoding urease accessory protein UreF has product MTDSSSLWSLLRLASPQLPIGGYSYSQGLESAIDHGLVKDAEGARTWLTDQLQLNLARFEGPLLADLLRAAQAEDWAALREAAERHRASRETRELGLENRQMGFSLGQLLEALPELDEPARQWLAAQPEPSFAAAWALAARAWGLSPEQALGAWLWSWLENQLAVLMKTLPLGQLAAQKLTSQLLPDLDSACQAALANEPHGGAPFGLALACMNHETQYSRLFRS; this is encoded by the coding sequence ATGACTGACTCTTCCAGCCTCTGGTCGCTGCTGCGCCTGGCCAGTCCGCAGCTACCCATCGGCGGCTACAGCTATTCCCAGGGGCTGGAAAGCGCTATCGACCACGGTTTGGTGAAGGACGCCGAAGGCGCGCGGACCTGGCTCACCGACCAGCTGCAGCTGAACCTCGCCCGGTTCGAGGGCCCGCTGCTGGCCGACTTGCTGCGCGCGGCGCAGGCCGAAGACTGGGCTGCCCTGCGCGAAGCCGCCGAGCGCCACCGCGCCAGCCGCGAGACCCGCGAGCTGGGCCTGGAAAACCGCCAGATGGGCTTCTCCCTCGGCCAACTGCTCGAAGCCCTGCCCGAGTTGGACGAGCCCGCGCGCCAATGGCTCGCCGCGCAACCCGAACCCTCCTTCGCCGCCGCCTGGGCACTGGCCGCCCGCGCCTGGGGTTTATCCCCGGAACAGGCCCTCGGCGCCTGGCTTTGGAGCTGGCTGGAGAACCAGCTGGCGGTGCTGATGAAGACCCTGCCGCTGGGCCAGCTCGCCGCGCAGAAGCTCACCTCGCAACTGCTCCCCGACCTCGACAGCGCCTGCCAGGCCGCCCTCGCCAACGAACCCCACGGCGGCGCGCCCTTCGGTCTCGCGCTGGCCTGCATGAATCACGAAACCCAATACAGCCGTCTGTTCCGCTCCTAG
- the ureE gene encoding urease accessory protein UreE codes for MLVIHQRTEPREHWDAELRLNYEARSKSRLRCFSTTGEDVGLFLERGQPPLAEGEFLQANDGRVVRVSAAPEKLLHVTCANARELNRAAYHLGNRHVALQVGEGWLRLLDDYVLKAMLDQLGATVEAIEAPFQPEHGAYGGGHHHSHHGEEQFNYAPKLHQFGVRL; via the coding sequence ATGCTGGTCATCCACCAACGAACCGAACCCCGCGAACACTGGGACGCCGAGCTGCGCCTGAACTACGAGGCGCGCAGCAAGAGCCGCCTGCGCTGCTTCAGCACCACCGGTGAAGACGTCGGCCTGTTCCTCGAACGAGGACAGCCGCCGCTGGCGGAGGGCGAATTCCTGCAGGCCAACGATGGCCGGGTGGTGCGCGTCAGCGCAGCGCCGGAAAAGCTGCTCCACGTTACCTGCGCCAATGCCCGAGAGCTGAACCGCGCGGCCTATCACCTGGGCAATCGCCACGTCGCCCTGCAGGTCGGTGAAGGCTGGCTGCGCCTGCTCGACGACTACGTGCTCAAGGCCATGCTCGACCAGCTCGGCGCCACGGTGGAAGCCATCGAAGCGCCGTTCCAGCCCGAGCACGGAGCCTATGGTGGCGGCCATCATCACTCGCACCATGGCGAAGAGCAGTTCAACTACGCGCCGAAGCTGCATCAGTTCGGGGTTCGGTTGTGA
- a CDS encoding SDR family oxidoreductase: protein MTTPTLFITGATSGFGEACARRFARDGWSLVITGRREDRLNALAQELSTETDVLPLVLDVRDRAAMTAAVDSLPEKFAKLRGLINNAGLALGTDPAQECELDDWDTMVDTNIKGLMYATRLLLPRLIAHGPGASILNLGSVAGHWPYPGGHVYGATKAFVEQFSLNLRCDLQGTGVRVTNLEPGMCESEFSLVRFGGDQAKYDKTYAGAEPIQSADIAETIHWILNQPPHININTLEIMPVSQAWAGFSVHRKG, encoded by the coding sequence ATGACCACTCCCACCCTGTTCATTACCGGCGCAACTTCCGGCTTCGGCGAAGCCTGTGCGCGACGTTTCGCCCGTGACGGCTGGTCGCTGGTGATCACCGGCCGCCGTGAGGATCGCCTGAATGCTCTGGCCCAGGAGCTTTCCACCGAGACCGACGTGCTGCCGCTGGTACTCGACGTGCGCGACCGCGCGGCGATGACCGCTGCCGTGGACAGCCTGCCGGAGAAGTTCGCCAAGCTGCGTGGCCTGATCAACAACGCCGGCCTCGCACTGGGCACCGACCCGGCGCAGGAATGCGAGCTGGATGACTGGGACACCATGGTCGACACCAATATCAAGGGCCTGATGTACGCCACCCGCCTGCTGCTGCCGCGCCTGATCGCCCATGGCCCGGGCGCGAGCATCCTCAACCTCGGCTCGGTGGCCGGCCACTGGCCCTATCCGGGCGGCCATGTGTACGGCGCCACCAAGGCCTTCGTCGAGCAGTTCTCGCTGAACCTGCGCTGCGACCTGCAGGGCACTGGCGTGCGCGTCACCAATCTCGAGCCGGGCATGTGCGAGAGCGAGTTCTCCCTGGTGCGCTTCGGCGGCGACCAGGCCAAGTACGACAAGACCTACGCCGGCGCCGAGCCGATCCAGTCCGCGGACATCGCCGAGACCATCCACTGGATCCTCAACCAGCCGCCGCACATCAACATCAATACCCTGGAGATCATGCCGGTGAGCCAGGCGTGGGCGGGGTTCTCGGTGCATCGCAAGGGGTGA
- a CDS encoding HupE/UreJ family protein, with product MQLRKALYSLALFLTPAVAFAHPGHGDHGLIAGIAHPITGLDHLLAMLAVGLWAAQQKGAARLALPCTFVGTMLIGGLLGFEGMQMPFMETGIAASVLALGLCVALAARPPLFLAMGATALFALAHGVAHGLELPELSSPWLYAAGFVAATAALHAAGYGIVRLLPQAAAPLVRAAGLASAGAGAWLLAG from the coding sequence ATGCAATTGCGCAAAGCCCTCTACAGCCTGGCGCTGTTCCTCACCCCGGCGGTGGCTTTCGCCCATCCGGGCCACGGCGACCACGGCCTGATCGCCGGCATCGCGCACCCCATCACCGGCCTCGACCACCTGCTGGCGATGCTCGCCGTCGGCCTCTGGGCCGCGCAGCAGAAGGGCGCGGCGCGACTGGCGCTGCCCTGCACCTTCGTCGGCACCATGCTGATCGGCGGATTGCTCGGTTTCGAGGGAATGCAGATGCCGTTCATGGAAACCGGCATTGCCGCTTCCGTGCTCGCGCTGGGCCTGTGCGTTGCGCTGGCCGCGCGCCCGCCGCTGTTCCTGGCGATGGGCGCAACCGCGTTGTTCGCCCTCGCCCACGGTGTGGCCCATGGACTGGAACTGCCGGAACTGAGCAGCCCGTGGCTGTATGCCGCCGGCTTCGTCGCGGCAACCGCTGCGCTGCATGCAGCCGGTTACGGGATTGTTCGTCTGTTGCCACAAGCGGCGGCACCGCTGGTGCGTGCCGCCGGGCTGGCTTCGGCAGGCGCGGGTGCATGGCTGCTCGCCGGCTGA
- a CDS encoding TetR family transcriptional regulator, which produces MATPRAEQKQQTRLALMDAARSLMDSGLGFGSLSLREVAKTAGIVPAGFYRHFTDMDQLGLALVADVDETFRETLRVVRRNEFELGGVIEASVRIFLDAVTANRTQFLFLAREQYGGSHPIRQAVGALRQRITDDLAADLALLNKLPHLGTQDIDVIADLVVKTVFATLPELIDPPAESLPTHLSPQAKITQQLRFIMIGAKHWTGIGSRP; this is translated from the coding sequence ATGGCCACTCCCCGCGCCGAACAGAAACAACAGACCCGCCTGGCCCTGATGGATGCCGCGCGCAGCCTGATGGACAGCGGCCTCGGTTTCGGCAGCTTGAGCCTGCGGGAGGTGGCGAAGACAGCCGGGATCGTCCCGGCAGGGTTCTACCGGCACTTCACCGACATGGACCAGCTCGGCCTCGCCCTGGTCGCCGATGTCGACGAGACCTTCCGCGAGACCCTGCGCGTGGTGCGCCGCAACGAGTTCGAGCTGGGCGGGGTGATCGAGGCCTCGGTGCGCATCTTCCTCGATGCCGTCACCGCCAACCGCACCCAGTTCCTCTTCCTCGCCCGCGAGCAGTACGGTGGCTCGCACCCGATCCGCCAGGCAGTCGGCGCCCTGCGCCAGCGCATCACCGACGACCTCGCCGCCGACCTGGCATTGCTCAACAAGCTGCCGCACCTGGGAACCCAGGACATCGACGTGATCGCCGACCTGGTGGTGAAGACGGTATTCGCCACCCTGCCCGAGCTGATCGACCCGCCGGCCGAAAGCCTGCCAACGCACCTCTCGCCCCAGGCCAAGATCACCCAGCAGCTGCGCTTCATCATGATCGGCGCCAAGCACTGGACCGGGATCGGCTCGCGGCCCTGA
- the ureG gene encoding urease accessory protein UreG — MNSQPLRVGIGGPVGSGKTALTLALCRALRQRYNIAVVTNDIYTQEDAQFLVRNEALEPERIIGVETGGCPHTAIREDASINLEAVDQLNRRFPGLDLILVESGGDNLSATFSPELSDLTLYVIDVSAGDKIPRKGGPGICKSDLLVINKIDLAPLVGASLEVMDQDASRMRGDKPFVFSNQKTGQGLAEIITFIERQGLLTAA, encoded by the coding sequence ATGAACTCTCAACCTCTTCGCGTCGGCATCGGCGGCCCGGTGGGCTCCGGCAAGACTGCCCTGACCCTGGCGCTGTGCCGCGCCCTGCGCCAGCGCTACAACATCGCCGTGGTCACCAACGACATCTACACCCAGGAAGATGCGCAATTCCTGGTGCGCAACGAGGCGCTGGAGCCGGAGCGGATCATCGGTGTGGAAACCGGTGGCTGCCCGCACACGGCGATCCGCGAGGACGCCTCGATCAACCTTGAGGCGGTGGACCAGCTCAACCGGCGCTTCCCCGGCCTCGACCTGATCCTGGTGGAATCCGGCGGTGACAACCTCTCCGCCACCTTCAGCCCCGAGCTGTCGGACCTGACCCTCTACGTGATCGACGTCTCCGCCGGCGACAAGATTCCGCGCAAGGGCGGGCCGGGTATCTGCAAGTCCGACCTGCTGGTGATCAACAAGATCGACCTCGCCCCGCTGGTGGGCGCCTCGCTGGAAGTCATGGACCAGGACGCCTCGCGCATGCGCGGCGACAAACCCTTCGTCTTCAGCAACCAGAAGACCGGCCAGGGCCTGGCCGAGATCATCACCTTCATCGAACGCCAGGGACTGCTGACCGCGGCCTGA
- a CDS encoding ornithine cyclodeaminase family protein: MHDLKFLTNADVAQRLGYPQLIEALRIGLAHECEAPVRGCHELPENASLLTMPVWRPGQEIGVKLVTVFPGNGAKNLPAVAALFCLFDGTSGRPLAMLEASEMTARRTACTSALAADYLVRRDARRLLVVGSGTLAPHMVRAHCSVREYEDIALWGRHEDKVQALVKHLQDEGYPAHACPDLRGGVAAADCISCVTTSREPIVLGDWLRSGCHLDLVGAFLPSMRETDSEAVRRARIVVDTREGALEEAGDLLIPMGEGVIEKSAIATQLSDLLQGSGVRRDDSEITLFKSVGYALEDLIAARLLVQ; encoded by the coding sequence ATGCACGACCTTAAATTCCTCACCAACGCCGACGTCGCCCAGCGGCTGGGTTATCCCCAGCTGATCGAAGCCCTGCGCATCGGTCTCGCCCATGAGTGCGAAGCCCCGGTGCGCGGCTGCCATGAACTGCCCGAAAACGCCTCCCTGCTGACCATGCCGGTGTGGCGTCCCGGCCAGGAAATCGGTGTGAAACTGGTCACCGTGTTTCCCGGCAATGGCGCGAAGAACCTGCCGGCGGTCGCCGCGCTGTTCTGTCTCTTCGACGGCACCAGCGGCCGTCCGCTGGCGATGCTCGAAGCCTCGGAAATGACTGCCCGACGCACCGCCTGCACCTCCGCGCTGGCTGCCGATTACCTGGTGCGCCGCGATGCGCGGCGGCTGCTGGTGGTCGGCAGTGGCACGCTGGCGCCGCACATGGTCCGCGCTCACTGCTCGGTGCGCGAGTACGAGGACATCGCCCTTTGGGGCCGCCACGAAGACAAGGTGCAGGCCCTGGTGAAGCACTTGCAGGACGAAGGCTATCCTGCCCATGCCTGCCCCGATTTGCGTGGTGGAGTCGCGGCGGCGGATTGCATCAGCTGCGTCACCACGTCTCGCGAGCCCATCGTACTCGGCGATTGGTTGCGCTCGGGCTGCCACCTCGATCTGGTCGGCGCGTTCCTGCCGAGCATGCGCGAGACCGACAGCGAAGCCGTGCGCCGCGCGCGCATCGTGGTCGACACCCGCGAAGGCGCACTGGAGGAGGCGGGCGACTTGCTGATCCCGATGGGCGAGGGCGTCATCGAGAAGAGCGCCATTGCTACCCAACTGAGCGACCTGTTGCAGGGGAGCGGTGTGCGCAGGGACGATAGCGAAATCACCCTGTTCAAGTCCGTCGGTTATGCACTGGAAGACCTGATCGCGGCGCGCCTGCTGGTGCAGTGA